The Glycine soja cultivar W05 chromosome 3, ASM419377v2, whole genome shotgun sequence genome window below encodes:
- the LOC114407449 gene encoding gibberellin 2-beta-dioxygenase 2-like — translation MVVLSPSPTSIKTSYKKKKTMKIPTIDLSMERTELSETVVKACEEYGFFKVINHNVPKEVIARMEEEGAEFFAKPTHEKRRAGPASPFGYGFTNIGPNGDKGDLEYLLLHANPLSVSQRSKTIASDSTKFSCVVNDYVEAVKEVTCEILDLVLEGLGVPEKFALSKLIRDVNSDCVLRINHYPPLNQKLKGNKNSIGFGAHSDPQILTIMRSNDVGGLQIYTREGLWIPIPPDPNQFFVMVGDVFQVLTNGKFMSVRHRALTNTLGARMSMMYFAAPPLDWWITPLAKMVSPPQNPSLYKPFTWDHYKKATYSLRLGDSRLDLFLAQLDTHHLSVSPSQIQC, via the exons atgGTTGtgctttctccttctccaactTCCATCAAGACAagctacaagaaaaaaaagacaatgaAAATTCCAACGATAGACCTATCCATGGAAAGGACAGAGTTGTCGGAAACAGTGGTGAAAGCCTGCGAGGAATACGGTTTCTTCAAGGTGATTAACCACAATGTTCCGAAGGAGGTTATTGCAAGAATGGAAGAGGAGGGTGCAGAGTTTTTCGCCAAACCCACCCACGAGAAGCGTCGAGCTGGCCCAGCAAGTCCTTTCGGTTATGGCTTCACCAATATCGGGCCCAACGGAGATAAGGGTGACCTAGAGTATCTCTTGCTTCATGCCAACCCTCTTTCCGTCTCTCAGAGATCCAAAACCATCGCTAGTGACTCCACCAAGTTCAG TTGTGTTGTGAATGATTATGTAGAAGCAGTGAAAGAAGTAACGTGTGAGATTTTAGATCTGGTGCTTGAGGGATTAGGAGTCCCAGAGAAGTTTGCACTAAGCAAGCTCATTAGGGATGTTAATAGTGATTGTGTTCTAAGGATCAATCACTACCCTCCATTGAACCAGAAGTTGAAGGGCAACAAGAATAGCATTGGTTTTGGGGCGCATTCTGACCCTCAGATCTTGACAATCATGCGTTCCAATGACGTGGGTGGGCTTCAAATTTACACCCGTGAAGGGTTGTGGATTCCTATCCCTCCTGACCCCAATCAATTCTTTGTCATGGTGGGCGATGTCTTCCAG GTTTTGACAAATGGAAAGTTCATGAGTGTGAGGCACAGGGCATTAACCAACACATTGGGGGCAAGGATGTCAATGATGTACTTTGCAGCACCACCACTTGATTGGTGGATCACTCCGCTAGCCAAGATGGTGTCACCACCACAAAATCCAAGTCTATATAAGCCCTTCACATGGGACCACTACAAGAAGGCAACATATTCCTTACGCCTCGGAGATTCTCGACTTGATCTCTTCTTGGCCCAGCTAGATACCCATCATCTATCTGTCTCTCCATCACAAATTcaatgttaa
- the LOC114407450 gene encoding transcription factor MYB2-like produces MERSSEEEMLITKGPWTEQEDSLLFNYITVHGEGHWNSVARYTGLKRTGKSCRLRWLNYLRPNVRRGNITLQEQLLILDLHSRWGNRWSKIAEHLPGRTDNEIKNYWRTRVVKQAKQLKCDVNSKQFRDTLRFVWMPRMLERIRAQASSSAQAHQSSLISNSNTQAHSGLLSSALHAHAPSLSDSSASYNLMGADAGSCSSHSYYSDIAGNGFGGADLWTDQNICFLQHQLAHHDLF; encoded by the exons ATGGAGAGAAGTAGTGAAGAGGAGATGTTAATAACGAAAGGTCCATGGACAGAGCAAGAGGATTCTCTTCTCTTCAATTACATCACTGTCCACGGCGAAGGTCACTGGAACTCTGTCGCTCGCTACACAG GTCTAAAACGAACGGGCAAAAGCTGCAGATTAAGATGGTTGAACTACTTGCGTCCAAATGTTCGACGTGGGAACATAACCCTCCAAGAACAGCTCTTGATTCTTGACCTCCATTCCCGTTGGGGCAACAG GTGGTCGAAAATAGCTGAACATTTACCGGGAAGAACAGACAACGAGATAAAGAATTATTGGAGAACGAGAGTGGTAAAGCAGGCTAAGCAACTAAAATGTGATGTGAACAGCAAGCAATTCAGGGACACGTTGCGTTTTGTGTGGATGCCACGTATGCTAGAGCGGATTCGGGCTCAGGCCTCATCATCGGCCCAAGCCCACCAAAGCAGCTTAATCTCCAACAGTAACACTCAAGCACACAGTGGATTGTTGTCATCAGCGCTTCATGCCCACGCGCCTTCTCTCTCTGACTCGAGCGCGTCGTACAATCTTATGGGTGCTGATGCTGGAAGTTGCTCATCTCATAGCTACTACTCAGACATAGCAGGCAATGGTTTTGGTGGTGCGGACTTGTGGACGGATCAAAACATTTGCTTTCTGCAACACCAGCTTGCTCATCATGACTTGTTCTGA
- the LOC114407451 gene encoding transcription factor MYB2-like — protein sequence MDVKVKKSQSIELQVQDCEEDIRKGPWSVEEDTILQNYVATHGDGRWNSLARSAGLKRSGKSCRLRWLNYLRPDVRRGNITLQEQITILELHSRWGNRWSKIARHLPGRTDNEIKNYWRTRVIKQARNLKCDVDSKQFQDALRYVWMPRLIERTHPSLPIPSETHGPAHVDPNPTAPAQHELHGSGSGSGPSALEDVSSGAELNAPLDSDSEHLVYDVWGTCDSFNGNSTLPLGGGDLMESLWEDENMWLMRQLCHDLEIKDNFLA from the exons ATGGATGTTAAGGTGAAGAAATCACAGTCCATAGAATTACAGGTGCAGGATTGTGAAGAAGACATCAGAAAAGGTCCATGGAGCGTTGAAGAGGACACCATTCTCCAAAATTACGTCGCCACCCACGGTGACGGTCGCTGGAATTCCCTCGCACGCTCTGCAG GCCTGAAGAGATCAGGGAAAAGTTGCAGGTTAAGATGGCTAAACTACTTGCGTCCCGATGTTCGTCGTGGAAATATAACACTCCAAGAACAGATAACGATTCTGGAACTCCACTCTCGCTGGGGCAATAG GTGGTCGAAAATTGCTCGGCATCTTCCAGGTAGAACAGACAACGAAATAAAGAATTATTGGAGGACCCGAGTGATTAAGCAAGCAAGGAACCTCAAGTGTGACGTGGACAGTAAACAGTTCCAAGATGCCTTGCGTTACGTCTGGATGCCCCGTTTGATAGAGCGGACTCACCCTTCACTACCAATACCATCGGAAACTCACGGCCCGGCCCATGTTGACCCAAATCCAACCGCTCCGGCCCAACACGAGTTGCATGGTTCTGGTTCGGGCTCGGGTCCCTCTGCCTTGGAGGATGTCTCATCAGGAGCGGAGTTAAACGCTCCTTTAGATTCTGATtctgaacatttggtttatgaTGTTTGGGGTACATGCGACAGTTTCAATGGGAATAGCACGTTACCTTTAGGTGGTGGGGACTTGATGGAGAGTTTGTGGGAGGATGAGAATATGTGGCTTATGCGACAGCTTTGTCATGATCTGGAAATTAAAGACAATTTCCTTGCGTGA